The following coding sequences are from one Neurospora crassa OR74A linkage group I, whole genome shotgun sequence window:
- a CDS encoding WD-repeat containing protein slp1, with product MVTVTNMATPSVTTPKKSHTGLFSSRTAGGRVPLTPSPHHNANVNSSPFNKDKTSNDGQRAPAKTVYPGNISSQLARAASTKTNWDSPKSNIARGASTPKKALELGVSEFTLTGTGAQAQEQTQTAPTPKPKKTKIKAKPIKTTIALNADRFIPNRGSSSAIANGGSGKLNMRDQKRPKSRNGESSNSTVLATPADDATEQLEFDSLLLDDDEAETYARPSPNTVAYQDSLANACGMNVNTRILQFKPAPPESSKPIDLRQQYNRPLKAANSSAQFRRRVATAPERVLDAPGLIDDYYLNLLDWSSGNQVAIGLERNVYVWSADEGSVNCLLETSPDTYVSSVKWSGDGAYVGVGLGTGEVQIWDVAEGIKIRSMFGHDSRVGVMGWSKHLLSTGARSGLVFNHDVRIAEHKVAELVSHTSEVCGLEWRSDGAQLATGGNDNLVSIWDARSLAVPKFTKTNHKAAVKALAWCPWNINLLATGGGAYDRHIHFWNTTSGARVNSIDTGSQVTSLRWSPRYREIVSSSGYPDNSLSIWSYPTLVRNVEIPAHESRVLHSCLSPDGQMLATAAADESLKFWKIFEKKAGSGAGISGAGTSSKATMAKQMTIR from the exons ATGGTCACAGTAACAAACATGGCTACTCCATCAGTCACGACACCTAAGAAGTCCCATACGGGTCTTTTCTCGAGTCGCACCGCGGGCGGCCGTGTGCCCTTGACCCCCTCTCCTCATCATAATGCGAACGTCAACTCTTCGCCTTTTAACAAGGACAAGACGAGCAACGATGGCCAGCGAGCACCTGCCAAGACGGTCTACCCTGGTAACATTAGCTCGCAGCTTGCACGAGCGGCCTCAACCAAGACCAACTGGGACTCGCCCAAGTCCAATATCGCTCGCGGAGCGTCGACTCCCAAGAAAGCTCTCGAGCTTGGCGTATCCGAGTTCACGCTCACCGGCACTGGCGCTCAGGCGCAAGAACAAACTCAGACAGCACCTACCCCGAAACCGAAGAAGACTAAGATCAAGGCAAAGCCGATCAAGACGACCATTGCTCTTAATGCCGATCGCTTCATCCCCAACCGAGGCTCAAGCTCGGCTATTGCCAATGGTGGTTCGGGAAAGCTCAACATGCGGGATCAGAAGCGGCCAAAGTCCAGGAACGGCGAATCGTCCAACTCGACAGTCCTCGCCACTCCTGCAGACGATGCTACTGAGCAGCTTGAATTCGATTCCCTGCTCctcgatgacgatgaggcCGAGACATACGCCCGGCCATCTCCCAACACCGTCGCGTATCAAGACTCATTGGCTAATGCCTGCGGAATGAACGTCAACACTCGAATTTTGCAGTTTAAACCAGCTCCTCCCGAGTCCTCCAAACCCATCGATCTCCGCCAGCAATACAATCGCCCTTTGAAGGCCGCCAACTCGTCCGCACAATTCCGACGCCGCGTCGCTACAGCTCCTGAGCGTGTCCTTGATGCTCCTGGTTTGATTGACGACTACTACCTTAACCTCTTGGACTGGAGCTCGGGAAACCAGGTCGCCATTGGCCTGGAACGGAACGTCTATGTCTGGTCGGCCGATGAGGGGTCTGTCAACTGCCTGCTGGAAACTTCTCCTGATACGTACGTGAGCAGCGTCAAGTGGTCAGGTGATGGAGCATACGTGGGCGTGGGACTCGGCACCGGTGAGGTCCAGATCTGGGATGTTGCCGAAGGCATCAAGATTCGCAGCATGTTTGGTCATGACAGTCGAGTTGGTGTTATGGGCTGGAGCAAGCATCTTCTATCGACAGGTGCACGAAGCGGTTTGGTGTTCAACCATGATGTCCGTATCGCCGAGCACAAGGTGGCTGAACTGGTTTCGCATACATCGGAGGTTTGCGGCCTCGAGTGGCGGTCTGATGGCGCCCAGCTTGCTACCGGCGGAAACGACAATCTTGTATCGATTTGGGATGCCCGGTCCCTTGCTGTTCCAAAGTTCACCAAGACCAACCATAAAGCTGCCGTCAAGGCTCTCGCCTGGTGCCCCTGGAACATCAATCTGTTGGCCACTGGTGGAGGTGCCTACGATCGTCACATCCATTTCTGGAACACCACTTCCGGTGCACGCGTCAACAGCATCGACACGGGCTCCCAGGTTACCAGTCTCCGATGGAGCCCTCGCTATCGCGAAATTGTGAGCTCCAGCGGTTACCCCGATAATTCGCTCAGCATCTGGAGTTACCCTACTCTGGTCCGCAATGTTGAGATTCCTGCTCATGAGAGCCGAGTCCTCCACAGCTGTCTTAGTCCCGATGGACAAATGCTCGCCACAGCTG CCGCCGACGAAAGTTTGAAGTTCTGGAAGATCtttgagaagaaggccggcTCTGGTGCTGGTATCAGCGGCGCTGGCACATCTTCGAAGGCGACCATGGCGAAGCAGATGACAATCCGCTAA
- the pex13 gene encoding peroxisomal membrane protein, whose product MASPPKPWERQGATSGASAPAPAASSAATPSPESNTTTTTSGSTPAIPARPASLTASVNQNAANYSRPMGAMGTSPYGVGVGSYGTTYGSSYGSAYSSPYSSPYSRYGGMGGYGSSMYGGYGGSMYGGGMYGGGGMYGGGMGGMPGDPNNPESLTNRFNMSTMATFQMLEGIVGAFGGFAQMLESTYMATHSSFFAMVAVAEQFGNLRQTLGSILGIFTIMRWIRTVFAKITGKPLPADVSSLNPASFAMFDGRGKGGAAAAAGGAAGAMPKPSRKPLIFFVLAAFGLPYVMSRVIKSLASNAEEEEKKRQLVVAQQQTIDPTKLEFCRVLYDFSPATQGNGEIVPGVDLEVHKGDLVAVLSKSDPLGQPSEWWKCRARDGRIGYLPATFLEVLKKPGQPVAAIAGAPSISIDGDTRANSLSSILSDADKKVLVPALPAAKASDISVESFQKSQFFS is encoded by the exons ATGGCATCCCCCCCGAAACCGTGGGAAAGACAAGGCGCGACGTCTGGCGCATCgg CGCCCGCACCAGCAGCCTCTTCGGCCGCGACGCCATCACCAGAGTCAaacacgacaacaacaacatcaggcTCAACCCCGGCCATCCCCGCGAGACCTGCCAGTCTGACCGCCTCCGTCAACCAAAATGCCGCCAACTACAGCAGACCAATGGGCGCGATGGGTACATCACCATACGGGGTCGGCGTAGGCTCGTACGGCACAACATACGGCTCTTCATACGGCTCAGCATACTCGTCGCCCTATTCCAGCCCCTATTCCAGGTATGGGGGTATGGGCGGATACGGCAGTTCAATGTACGGCGGTTACGGCGGGTCGATGTACGGCGGTGGCATgtacggcggcggcggcatgtATGGAGGAGGTATGGGTGGCATGCCGGGCGATCCCAACAACCCGGAAAGTTTGACCAACCGCTTCAACATGAGTACGATGGCCACATTCCAGATGCTGGAAGGCATTGTCGGCGCATTCGGAGGTTTTGCACAAATGCTTGAGAGCACTTATATGGCGACACACTCGAGTTTCTTTG CCATGGTTGCTGTCGCAGAGCAGTTTGGCAATCTTCGCCAAACCCTAGGCTCCATTCTGGGCATCTTCACTATTATGCGCTGGATTAGGACAGTGTTCGCCAAGATCACCGGCAAGCCTCTACCAGCCGATGTCTCCAGCCTCAATCCAGCCTCTTTTGCCATGTTTGATGGACGCGGGAAGGGCGGTGCTGCAGCGGCTGCCGGTGGTGCCGCCGGTGCCATGCCCAAGCCCAGCCGAAAGcccctcatcttcttcgttcTCGCTGCCTTCGGTCTGCCCTACGTGATGAGCAGGGTGATCAAGTCGCTGGCCTCCAACgctgaggaagaggaaaagaagcgCCAGCTCGTTGTCGCGCAACAACAAACCATCGACCCGACCAAGCTTGAGTTCTGCCGCGTCCTGTACGACTTCTCGCCCGCCACGCAGGGGAATGGCGAGATCGTCCCGGGCGTAGACCTTGAAGTTCACAAGGGTGATCTGGTTGCCGTTCTCAGCAAGAGCGATCCTCTCGGCCAGCCTAGCGAGTGGTGGAAGTGTCGCGCCCGCGACGGAAGAATTGGCTATCTACCGGCCACCTTCCTCGAGGTACTTAAGAAGCCAGGTCAGCCTGTTGCAGCTATTGCTGGGGCCCCATCCATCAGCATTGACGGCGACACGAGGGCCAACTCGCTGAGCAGCATCCTCAGCGACGCGGATAAGAAAGTGCTGGTTCCGGCCCTACCGGCGGCCAAGGCTAGCGATATTAGCGTCGAGAGTTTCCAGAAGTCGCAGTTCTTTTCTTAG
- a CDS encoding kelch repeat-containing protein: MAHPSTPAGHSPSIFGGPTPVMSGAGQPSIPSSSMTTSTLTPASAASSTNTYIMPNSPFKNRGDGYRPKVTRTLGQRPACLVNASVTYCGNNQIYAFGGFDQYTDEVYNHVLRLDLVSHQWSLVDNYGDIPGVRMGHTATLYKGDKLLVFGGENEHRTYLSDLIIFDLKTAHWTQPQVTGPIPKGRARHAAVLHQDKLFIIGGITGHDNYVLDDICYLDLKTFTWSRSWRFVGRFDHSAYIWGERVWVFGGLSEEMDKVSDIWWLDLKGSPAFDSPPQIGSMDRSGMARSAISPRPSYPAAQSPIVGSSGYAANSRTAQVNPPSFHLKTYAPPAPGAVSALKFVNGPNVPSQGQGIHFHVYSSGTLLDFVTPAATISSKECSLSALDLGSLRWQKLADGREIFKPGYRWHYCTMNEDGTKAWLLGCPTEPNVLDHGGTGLEEYLSDIMEIDLRRYGFLGNNFAPEPRADFTRPSSRARHIEQPSKGLGCDLAKLFDQPPETGSGTDFIVTALSREYDEDEIIGSALVHTSDSMDGDQTWLSPDAPTSPPIHVHRLILQARWPHFARLWSSQMAEFHTKKMHIPEPYSVVKAFLYYLYTDRIDPGSEEDESITADLSDVAGLLVMSNIYNIPHLRLLCVNRLAKELDVDHACIIWYCAGMANEEWLRKRAATFCMTHWGRVVRTLGFQRLPRAALVELSQEVDMEGRVVGGDELDLMVGIDGRYHDGGSGSSRRKGSISSNHTQVLESELDEDEGMEMS; this comes from the exons ATGGCGCACCCTTCGACGCCCGCAGGACACTCTCCCTCCATCTTTGGAGGACCAACCCCAGTCATGTCCGGCGCTGGACAACCTTCGatcccctcctcgtccatgaCGACTTCAACTCTCACACCAGCCTCGGCTGCCTCTTCTACCAATACCTACATTATGCCAAACTCTCCCTTCAAAAACCGTGGTGATGGGTACCGTCCCAAAGTAACACGGACTCTCGGACAGCGTCCTGCCTGTCTTGTCAACGCATCCGTCACCTACTGCGGCAACAACCAAATCTACGCTTTCGGCGGTTTCGATCAATACACAGACGAGGTCTACAATCATGTGCTAAGACTGGACCTGGTCAGTCATCAATGGAGCCTGGTTGACAACTATGGCGACATTCCCGGTGTTCGAATGG GCCATACTGCGACCCTGTATAAGGGAGACAAACTCTTGGTGTTTGGTGGCGAAAACGAACACAGAACCTATTTATCCGACCTCATAATCTTCGATCTCAAAACCGCACACTGGACCCAGCCACAAGTGACAGGACCAATTCCCAAAGGTCGCGCGCGACATGCGGCCGTTCTACACCAAGACAAGCTTTTTATCATTGGCGGGATTACGGGTCACGACAACTACGTTCTCGACGACATCTGCTACTTGGACTTGAAGACGTTCACTTGGTCAAGATCCTGGCGTTTTGTGGGCCGGTTCGATCATTCAGCATATATATGGGGTGAAAGGGTATGGGTATTCGGGGGTCTCAGCGAGGAGATGGACAAGGTTAGCGACATCTGGTGGCTAGATCTCAAGGGAAGTCCGGCATTCGATTCACCCCCACAGATTGGCTCGATGGACCGCTCCGGTATGGCTCGAAGCGCCATTTCGCCAAGGCCCTCCTACCCTGCAGCACAATCCCCGATTGTTGGGTCGTCTGGGTATGCCGCAAACTCGAGGACTGCGCAAGTCAACCCTCCGTCGTTCCATCTCAAGACCTACGCTCCTCCTGCACCCGGTGCTGTTTCGGCTCTCAAGTTTGTCAACGGTCCGAACGTGCCATCGCAGGGACAGGGTATTCATTTCCATGTCTACTCGTCAGGTACCCTTCTGGACTTTGTTACACCAGCGGCGACAATCTCGTCCAAGGAATGCTCATTGTCTGCTCTCGATCTGGGGTCTCTCCGATGGCAGAAGTTGGCCGACGGCCGGGAGATATTCAAGCCTGGATATCGCTGGCACTATTGCACCATGAACGAAGACGGCACCAAGGCCTGGCTACTTGGGTGTCCCACGGAGCCGAATGTACTGGATCATGGAGGTACTGGCCTCGAGGAGTACTTGTCCGATATCATGGAAATTGATCTGCGCCGGTACGGGTTCTTGGGAAACAATTTTGCCCCTGAACCACGCGCGGACTTCACACGGCCATCTTCTCGAGCGCGTCATATCGAACAGCCGTCCAAAGGGCTAGGATGTGATCTCGCCAAACTCTTCGACCAGCCTCCCGAGACCGGAAGTGGCACGGATTTCATCGTCACAGCTCTTTCTCGCGAATACGATGAGGACGAGATCATAGGCTCTGCGCTCGTTCACACTTCCGACTCGATGGACGGTGATCAGACCTGGCTGTCGCCGGATGCGCCCACGTCTCCGCCAATTCACGTTCATCGACTGATTCTTCAGGCGCGCTGGCCACACTTTGCACGCCTATGGTCGAGCCAAATGGCCGAATTTCACACGAAGAAGATGCATATCCCTGAGCCCTACAGTGTTGTCAAGGCATTCttatactatctatataCGGACCGTATCGACCCGGGATCTGAAGAGGACGAGAGCATCACGGCCGACCTGTCAGACGTGGCCGGCCTTCTTGTCATGTCCAATATCTATAACATTCCACATCTTCGCCTCCTTTGCGTAAATAGATTGGCGAAGGAGCTTGACGTGGATCACGCATGTATCATCTGGTACTGCGCCGGCATGGCGAATGAAGAGTGGCTGCGGAAACGGGCTGCCACCTTCTGTATGACGCACTGGGGCAGGGTTGTACGCACGCTCGGTTTCCAGAGGCTTCCTCGGGCGGCTCTGGTGGAGCTCTCGCAGGAAGTTGATATGGAAGGCCGTGTGGTTGGCGGTGACGAGCTTGATTTGATGGTGGGGATCGATGGTCGTTACCACGACGGAGGGTCTGGCTCGTCACGGCGTAAAGGGAGCATTAGTAGCAACCATACGCAAGTGCTTGAAAGCGAGCTTGATGAAGACGAGGGCATGGAGATGTCATGA
- a CDS encoding peptidyl-prolyl cis-trans isomerase H: protein MAPTVLPASGNPLVFFDITLGGEPLGRITFELFKDVVPRTAENFRQFCTGESKNNLGRPQGYKGSKFHRIIPNFMCQGGDFLNGDGTGSTCIYGTKSFADENFLLKHDTPGLLSMANAGPNTNGSQFFITTVPTPFLDGKHVVFGKVVDGMDVVKKMENTKTGYRGKDVPNLDVVIAQCGEM from the exons ATGGCACCCACCGTTCTCCCTGCCTCTGGCAACCCGCT AGTCTTCTTCGACATCACCCTCGGGGGTGAGCCCCTCGGCCGCATCACCTTCGAGCTCTTCAAGGACGTAGTCCCCAGGACGGCCGAGAACTTCCGGCAGTTCTGCACGGGCGAGAGCAAGAACAACCTCGGTCGGCCGCAGGGGTATAAGGGGAGCAAGTTCCATCGGATT atcCCCAACTTCATGTGCCAAGGCGGTGACTTTCTCAACGGCGATGGCACCGGCTCAACTTGCATCTACGGCACCAAGAGCTTTGCGGACGAGAATTTCTTGCTGAAGCATGATACGCCTGGGTTGCTTTCTATGGCT AACGCCGGCCCAAACACGAACGGCTCGCAATTCTTCATCACTACGGTCCCAACCCCCTTCCTGGACGGCAAGCACGTCGTTTTTGGTAAAGTTGTCGATGGAATGGATGTCgtcaagaagatggagaacaCCAAGACTGGATATCGCGGTAAGGACGTGCCGAACCTGGATGTGGTGATTGCTCAGTGTGGTGAGATGTAA